Proteins encoded together in one Chloroflexota bacterium window:
- a CDS encoding YgiT-type zinc finger protein: MKCSIEGCPGEYEERQIVHTVRYHGQVVVIDHVPAEVCSVCGDVLLKPETARRIETLLRTTTLPAGTVPLYEYA, encoded by the coding sequence ATGAAATGCAGTATTGAGGGTTGCCCTGGTGAATATGAGGAGCGGCAGATTGTGCACACTGTACGCTATCATGGTCAAGTGGTTGTTATTGACCACGTCCCAGCAGAGGTTTGTTCAGTTTGTGGAGACGTACTTCTAAAGCCAGAAACGGCACGTCGGATTGAAACGTTATTGCGAACGACGACCCTTCCGGCAGGGACAGTTCCTCTTTATGAGTATGCTTAA